The nucleotide window CTCTTCTTatccctctctttttccttctcttccttccccccttccttcccccctctctcaggTGAGAAGTATGAGCAGGCCATAGAGTGGGCTAAAACCTACCTGCTGTTCCATCCAGAGGAGGAGGTGATGAATCAGAACCTGGCTTACTACTCCGCTGTGCTGGGGGAGGACAAGGCTGCAGCCATATCCGctagactggtgtgtgtgtgtgtgagcgcacacacacacacacacacaaacacacaaacacacacacacacacacacacacacacacacacacacacacacacacacacacacacacacacacacacacacacacacacacacacacacacacacacacacacacacacacacctgtgcccCATGCGAACCCACTTGCCTCCATGTCTTCTCTCAGGTGGTGAAACAGCATATTCAGCAGTCCCTGTTGGAAAAGGAGCTACTCTACTTTGCTTATGAAGTGTTTGGAATCACCTTTGTTGATCCGGTAGGTTAACATGTCTCTGATCTTCGCTTGTGTCTCACTGTTTCTACAAGATATGTGATCACTATCAAGTGGTTTTAGCATGTGATCTTACATCCTTTCCTTCCCTTTGCAGGATTCCTGGACCCCTGCAGACGTCATGCCCCTCAAACTGAGAGAGAAGCAGAAGTATGAGAAATACACGTACAGACCAGTAGAGGCTGGTGGAGGGAGAAATTGGAGGACTCTCTCATTGTAATGGCTCGAATGGAAAATGATCAAACATACTGCTCCATTCATTCAATTCAAGCCATTACAATTATCCGTCCTCTAATTTAAAGTGACACCAGTATCCACTGGTACATAGTACATACATGTATGCTCTCAATTTCAGAATAGGCTCTGCTCTCCAATTTGTTTGAACCTTTTAACCGGTTCATTGGCGCCCCCTGCAGGGCAGAAAGGGAGACTGCGGCGAGGATCACTGAGGAGATTGGGAATCTGATGAAGGAGATTGAAACTCTGGTGGAGGAGAAGAACAAGGAGTCGACTGACATTGCCAAGATCGTACGAGAAGGTAGGGTTTTTAGAGCATTAAGTTTGGGAAAGTCAGTGGACTGTGTAGAATACTCTGACGTGCACCTCTCTCTATATTCATTCCCTCTGTCCCTACCAGGTGGTCCTTTGTTGTTTGATGACATCAAGATTACTATGTCGTCAAAGCAGCTGAATGGGTCTCAGAGGGTTCTACTGGATGGATTTATCTCGAATGACGAGTGCAGAGAGCTCACCCGCCTCTCTAATGTGAGTGGGAGTCAGGGCTAGTTAGTCTGTGTGATtgacagtgtttgtgtgtgtttgacagtGTGTATGTTGATTGTGTGTTAATGGAGGGTGTGTTTCTGATGGTCTGTGTGTTAAAACTGAATGCATGAttctgttattgtgtgtgttgaCGCTGTGTGTTTGTCAGGCGGCAGCGCTGAAAGGTGATGGGTATCAAGGCCGCCCCTCCCCCCACTCACCCAGCGAGAGCTTCCAAGGAGTCACTGTCCTCAAGGCTATTAAGGTACATTACTGACCCTACACACTACAGCTCTGCTTACCAAACCATAACCCAAACACCACTAACCCAGCACTGCCAACTCTGACCCTAACTTCCCCAATCCCAGCTAGCTTCATTCCCTAGCCTCAGCTTTATCTCCAACCTATCTAAAGCTGAGCCCCAGCACAATGGCATCAATGTACAGTTACCAGCGAGTTAGGGATAAGAAAGCACCTATTTCTGATGATCTTGTACTGTTCTATAGTTGGGACAGGAGGGCACTGTGCCCCTGAAGAGTGCCCGCCTGTTTTTTGACATGAGTGAGAAGGTGCGTGGGGTCCTGGAGTCGTACTTCCGTCTGGACTCTCCTCTCTACTTCTCCTACTCCCACCTGGTCTGCCGCTCCGCCATTGACGGTAAGAAAGTCAATTATGGTGGGCCCCCAGGGGACAGTATTGTGGCTGACTGCCAGACAGAATGAGTTTAGGGCATTTTTGGAATTCACCACTATGGGAAAACAACATGTTCTATTTTCTTCAAGTTGTCTATATCAAATCCAGGATGTCATTTAACCCACATTATTCACCTGCCTGTCTGAGTGTATAGACATACAGTAAGTTATGTTTCCATCTTCTGTCTGTACAGAGAAGCAGGATGACCGTGACAACCTGAGTCACCCGGTTCATGCAGACAACTGCCTGCTGGTCTCTGAGCTCAACGAGTGCATTAAAGAACCACCTGCTTACACAAACAGGGACTATAGGtatacaaacacagacagacagacagacagacagacagacagacagacagacagacagacagacagacagacagacagacagacagacagacagacagacagacagacagacagacacacagagagagactacaggtacacacaccatgCATATGCTTATAACGTAGGTATCAGCAACATCTACTGCACTTGCAGGTATCATCATGCACCACTGTCTTTAAAACACTTCTCTTTTTCCTGTTGTGTTTTAGCGCAATCCTCTATCTGAATGATGACTTTGAAGGAGGAGATTTCATTTTCACTGAACTGGATGCCAAAACGGTCACAGTAAGTGTCAATCAATGATGTGGATTTGAGTGCTGCAGAGTATAAACAGTTGTTTCGCCTTGATTTATTTTAAGGTATAAGTTCATTGAGAATATGATGACTGATGTCACTGGCCTGTGTTGTCCAGGCAGAGGTGCGTCCTCAGTGTGGTCGTGTGGTTGGGTTCGGTGCTGGGAATGAGAACCCTCACGGGGTAAGAGCGGTCACTAAGGGCCAGAGGTGTGCTGTGGCCCTGTGGTTCACCCTTGACCCCAAACATGAGGAGAAGGTAACATATCTATCAGTTAATTCATCTGGAATCGTGTATATCATGTATTTCTTTCTATCATTCTATGTTGTGATGGGCTATTTTGTAATCTGAGGGAGAAAGCAACGCTTTCCATTTATTGATTAATCTACATTTCATCAGTTTCTCTTGCTTCAGACTTAcctaatttgtgtgtgtgtctccaggatCGGATCCAAGCTCAAGAGATGCTGAAGATGTTCTCCTCTCCTATGGACACAGAGTTcacaaagacaaagacagagagctCACAACCACAGCTTACACCTCTTGACCAGTCTGCGCTTCTTGGTCAAGCTGCAACCCCAGTACAGGAGCAGGCAGGCAAACCAGATGACAAACCAGCAGAGAAGAAGCCTAAGGAACCAGCAGAAACAGTTAGTGAAAACCCATCTGATAAACCAGAGGATAAAAAGAATGAGAAGCCGATAGAGAAGCACGCAGAAAAACTAATTGCAAAAAAGGGTAACAAAGCTAAGGTGAAAGAGCTGGTTAAAACTAAAGCCAAAGCAGCGGATGCATCAAAGAACAAAAAAGCGACGACTAAAACAGAGGCTAAAGCAGGGGACAAAGCCAACGCTAAGACAGCAGACAAGGCTAAAGCAAAACCTGCAGCAAAAACAAACGTCAAACAGGCAGCAGACAAAACATACAAAAAAGAGCAGAAGCCAGCGACAAAAAAGACAGAGAAAATCCCTGTCAAAAAGGTTTCCAAGGACTCCAATACTGACCTCAAGTCATCCTCGGACTCACAGACAGACAAGGACGAGCTGTGAGACCAACAGCACCTGTGACTCTTATTCTGTGGTGCCTTTTTTTTTCTACTGTTTGAATATATTTGTCAAGGTTTTCTCTGTGGGTGTGCTGGATAAGGATTTGAGGTTGTTTGCTGTATTGTTTTGGATGTTGTTTGTCTGCCCAATAATGGTGGTAAGGAACAAGGATATGGTGTTGTAATGTAAGCCATACCGTAATACCAAGGGACTGCAAACTCACTCTGATGGCTGAtctcaaccaaccaatcaatgaAATCAATCAAATTAGATTTCTATAGTGCTAAAATGTAACCACCTTTGAATACCTATCCCAGACTCATGTGAacagataatatatatatatatatatatatatatatatatatatatatatatatatatatatatatataatattactTTTGTTTATAATTTTGGATTCTCAGTCTGCTATTTTGTACTGTTTTAAAATGTACTGTTCTTTGCCTCAGGAATTGGAAGATGTAATTTcctcaaaaaacaaaaaacaggaaAGAACAACAATGAACAAATGTGTCTGAATAGAGACTGATACCTGGGTTCATGTGGATACACTAAATAAAAGTACAATTCTTACATTGGTGTTGCTCTTTCATGTAATACCTCTAGAGAACACTAGGTGGCAGAGAGGAACTAGAATGGCATCTCATGTACATCACACATGGAATATGTAGCCATTTTCCTTCTGAATATGTTGTAAGTATGGACCCTCAGGGTTTAACTGTCCGGTTACTACTGGAGAGCCTTAAATCACAGTTACAGTTTTGTGGAGGTCATCAAATTCCCAGGAGACCCAAGTTGTATGAAAGCCTGTTCAGACTTTtcagatgtatttatttttatttaactaggcaattcagttaagaacaaattcttatttataatgacggtttgccccggccaaaccctcccctaaccaggatgACGCTGACCCAATTATgggccaccctatgggactcccgatcacagccggttgtgatacagcccgggatctgttgtgatgcctctagcactgtgatgctgtgccttagaccgctgtgccactcgggagcctgtaTGTGGTCAACACGTCTGTTGTTGATCCCTGGTTAGTCAGCTATCTCCTCAGTAGACTATTCTATTAGGATCATGTTTATATCAAAATAATGCTCCACCCTACAGCCACATTCTTAGTTTTAAATAGTTGAATTGTATCAGGTCTTTGGGGATGTGAGATGAGTTGCTGAGTTTCCCTACAGAATTAGAATGAGTAGAATTGATATTCCAATTCAAAGCCATGTGCCATGGTGTT belongs to Salvelinus namaycush isolate Seneca chromosome 20, SaNama_1.0, whole genome shotgun sequence and includes:
- the LOC120065128 gene encoding prolyl 3-hydroxylase 1-like isoform X1 — protein: MLWRFVVAILGVCLIPYCLSDVQLSSNVILEPYDLLFDTAVEAYYKGDWMTVILNMERALRNKAAIRRVKAHCRITCANQSAFGEPLSSMVVPVPGAGSVEDLGFFQKIMKRADCVNTCESEKIGPPTIHKVTEDVDLEFKKRTPYNYLQVAYFKINKLDKAVAAANTFFLANPDHMEMKQNLDYYRMMAGVQQEDFKDLESRPHMAEFLAGKRYYSSDSFGLAIDHFEAAVEEYFSADQECRALCEGAYVYDGYNYMEYSADLFQSMTDHYMQILNCKQRCSVELASTAGKDKPFEDFLPSHFNYLQFSYYNSEKYEQAIEWAKTYLLFHPEEEVMNQNLAYYSAVLGEDKAAAISARLVVKQHIQQSLLEKELLYFAYEVFGITFVDPDSWTPADVMPLKLREKQKAERETAARITEEIGNLMKEIETLVEEKNKESTDIAKIVREGGPLLFDDIKITMSSKQLNGSQRVLLDGFISNDECRELTRLSNAAALKGDGYQGRPSPHSPSESFQGVTVLKAIKLGQEGTVPLKSARLFFDMSEKVRGVLESYFRLDSPLYFSYSHLVCRSAIDEKQDDRDNLSHPVHADNCLLVSELNECIKEPPAYTNRDYSAILYLNDDFEGGDFIFTELDAKTVTAEVRPQCGRVVGFGAGNENPHGVRAVTKGQRCAVALWFTLDPKHEEKDRIQAQEMLKMFSSPMDTEFTKTKTESSQPQLTPLDQSALLGQAATPVQEQAGKPDDKPAEKKPKEPAETVSENPSDKPEDKKNEKPIEKHAEKLIAKKGNKAKVKELVKTKAKAADASKNKKATTKTEAKAGDKANAKTADKAKAKPAAKTNVKQAADKTYKKEQKPATKKTEKIPVKKVSKDSNTDLKSSSDSQTDKDEL
- the LOC120065128 gene encoding prolyl 3-hydroxylase 1-like isoform X2; the protein is MEMKQNLDYYRMMAGVQQEDFKDLESRPHMAEFLAGKRYYSSDSFGLAIDHFEAAVEEYFSADQECRALCEGAYVYDGYNYMEYSADLFQSMTDHYMQILNCKQRCSVELASTAGKDKPFEDFLPSHFNYLQFSYYNSEKYEQAIEWAKTYLLFHPEEEVMNQNLAYYSAVLGEDKAAAISARLVVKQHIQQSLLEKELLYFAYEVFGITFVDPDSWTPADVMPLKLREKQKAERETAARITEEIGNLMKEIETLVEEKNKESTDIAKIVREGGPLLFDDIKITMSSKQLNGSQRVLLDGFISNDECRELTRLSNAAALKGDGYQGRPSPHSPSESFQGVTVLKAIKLGQEGTVPLKSARLFFDMSEKVRGVLESYFRLDSPLYFSYSHLVCRSAIDEKQDDRDNLSHPVHADNCLLVSELNECIKEPPAYTNRDYSAILYLNDDFEGGDFIFTELDAKTVTAEVRPQCGRVVGFGAGNENPHGVRAVTKGQRCAVALWFTLDPKHEEKDRIQAQEMLKMFSSPMDTEFTKTKTESSQPQLTPLDQSALLGQAATPVQEQAGKPDDKPAEKKPKEPAETVSENPSDKPEDKKNEKPIEKHAEKLIAKKGNKAKVKELVKTKAKAADASKNKKATTKTEAKAGDKANAKTADKAKAKPAAKTNVKQAADKTYKKEQKPATKKTEKIPVKKVSKDSNTDLKSSSDSQTDKDEL